A genomic window from Actinomycetaceae bacterium MB13-C1-2 includes:
- a CDS encoding NADH:flavin oxidoreductase/NADH oxidase yields the protein MSQNAGNEWSVPSKPIILVTIGLRLWKGQVLLSHLLFDPIVLRGLTVRNRIWVPPMCQYSAEGWDGVATPWHLVHYGGIARGGFGAVIVEATGVVPEGRISPADLGLWNEAQRDALVPIIDFVHSQEAAIGIQLAHAGRKASVWPEWGVDRKGSMALADGGWQTVAPSAIAFPGLAEPRALTTDEIAEIVAAFALAARRAVEAGFDFVEVHAAHGYLIHEFLSPLSNQRSDEYGGTPKNRARILFETVDAVRKEVGEDVPVLVRLSATDWTEGGITTDDTVRLVDWLKGRGVDLIDVSTGGNVLARIPAGPGYQVRFAEEVRRRSDVPTAAVGVINDPLQAEQILASGQADVVLIGRETMRDPNFALHAAKGLQYEVDYVPPQYRRAFN from the coding sequence ATGTCGCAGAACGCGGGGAATGAATGGTCGGTGCCATCCAAGCCGATTATCCTCGTAACTATTGGACTGCGTTTGTGGAAAGGCCAGGTTCTTTTGTCGCACTTACTGTTTGATCCTATTGTGCTTCGTGGACTTACCGTCCGGAACCGGATCTGGGTGCCGCCAATGTGTCAGTATTCGGCCGAGGGGTGGGACGGTGTCGCAACCCCCTGGCACCTGGTGCATTACGGGGGAATTGCTCGGGGTGGGTTTGGTGCGGTGATTGTTGAGGCGACAGGAGTGGTTCCCGAGGGACGGATTTCTCCTGCTGATCTAGGACTCTGGAATGAGGCGCAACGGGATGCCCTCGTCCCCATCATTGACTTTGTTCATTCCCAAGAGGCGGCCATCGGCATCCAACTGGCTCACGCGGGACGGAAGGCGTCGGTGTGGCCGGAGTGGGGAGTCGACCGCAAGGGGAGTATGGCGCTCGCGGACGGTGGGTGGCAGACGGTCGCTCCGTCGGCCATCGCATTCCCGGGTCTTGCGGAGCCGCGCGCTCTCACTACTGACGAGATCGCGGAGATTGTTGCGGCGTTTGCGCTAGCGGCACGACGCGCGGTGGAGGCTGGGTTTGACTTTGTTGAGGTGCATGCCGCGCACGGATACCTGATTCACGAGTTCCTTTCACCACTTAGCAACCAGCGAAGTGACGAGTACGGGGGAACTCCCAAGAACCGGGCACGTATCCTCTTCGAAACGGTCGACGCCGTGCGGAAAGAAGTGGGAGAGGACGTCCCCGTGCTGGTACGTTTGTCGGCCACCGATTGGACAGAAGGTGGCATCACGACTGACGACACGGTTCGCCTGGTGGACTGGCTGAAGGGGCGCGGCGTTGATCTGATTGACGTGTCTACGGGTGGGAATGTCCTCGCCCGAATCCCTGCGGGTCCCGGTTACCAGGTGCGATTCGCGGAAGAGGTACGTCGGCGATCGGATGTGCCAACAGCCGCGGTTGGCGTTATCAATGATCCGTTGCAGGCTGAGCAAATTCTGGCGAGTGGGCAGGCCGACGTTGTGCTGATCGGACGTGAGACGATGCGCGACCCGAACTTTGCGCTGCATGCAGCCAAGGGGCTTCAGTACGAGGTGGACTACGTGCCGCCGCAGTACAGGCGGGCGTTCAATTAG
- a CDS encoding PQQ-dependent sugar dehydrogenase: MRTRPNRRRKLSWAGLAAVAIALAGCSQPAEEIATDPDPTPQSSAHESQSRPQELPQSLPEEEPEPTFLDTASGVVVTNLAAPWSIAFGNGATFISERDSRRVLELTDDGQTREVGVIGGAAPLHEGGLLGLAVNEGYLYCYYTSPADNRIVRFKLQGEPGSYQLGSEEILLDGIPFSTNHNGGRLAFGPDGMLYATTGDAYYPTGAQDLSSLAGKILRLTPDGGVPADNPFEGSPVYTYGHRNVQGLAWGSDGTMYASEFGDHAWDELNIIHPGGNYGWPIHEGVSGAEGFIDPIAVWTPEVASPSGIAIADGSIYMANLRGMRLRVIPLGDLTSFTELYVEEYGRLRDVVVRPNGKIWILTNNTDGRVDPGPDDDKIIAIN; encoded by the coding sequence ATGCGTACCCGTCCGAATAGGCGAAGAAAGTTATCCTGGGCGGGTCTAGCCGCCGTGGCGATTGCCCTTGCGGGTTGTTCACAGCCCGCCGAGGAGATTGCCACGGACCCCGATCCGACACCACAGAGCAGTGCGCACGAATCACAGAGCCGACCACAGGAACTCCCGCAGTCACTGCCGGAGGAAGAGCCGGAGCCAACATTCCTTGATACCGCGAGCGGCGTCGTCGTTACGAACCTCGCTGCACCGTGGTCGATTGCTTTTGGTAATGGTGCCACCTTTATTAGTGAACGTGACTCGCGCCGCGTCCTTGAACTTACCGATGACGGCCAAACTCGCGAGGTAGGCGTAATCGGGGGAGCTGCACCCTTGCACGAGGGCGGCCTACTCGGTCTCGCGGTGAACGAGGGCTACCTCTACTGTTACTACACCTCGCCCGCAGACAACCGGATTGTTCGGTTCAAGCTTCAGGGCGAACCCGGCAGCTACCAGTTGGGCAGCGAAGAGATCTTGCTTGACGGCATTCCCTTCTCAACCAACCACAATGGGGGACGTCTCGCCTTCGGTCCGGATGGAATGCTCTACGCAACAACCGGAGACGCATACTACCCAACCGGCGCGCAGGACCTTAGCTCGCTTGCCGGAAAGATCCTTCGCCTTACCCCCGATGGTGGAGTCCCTGCGGATAACCCGTTCGAGGGTTCGCCGGTTTACACTTACGGTCACCGTAACGTTCAAGGACTAGCCTGGGGTTCAGACGGAACCATGTACGCTTCTGAGTTTGGGGACCATGCGTGGGACGAGCTCAACATTATTCACCCGGGCGGTAACTATGGTTGGCCGATACACGAGGGTGTCTCCGGCGCTGAAGGTTTCATTGATCCGATCGCGGTCTGGACCCCGGAGGTGGCAAGTCCGTCCGGTATCGCCATTGCCGATGGCAGCATCTATATGGCGAACCTACGTGGGATGAGGCTCCGGGTGATTCCGCTTGGCGACTTAACTTCGTTTACTGAACTGTATGTGGAGGAATACGGACGTTTGCGTGACGTGGTTGTTCGACCAAATGGGAAGATATGGATTTTGACCAATAACACTGACGGTCGCGTTGACCCGGGTCCTGATGACGACAAGATCATTGCTATCAACTGA
- a CDS encoding HAD family hydrolase: MSRLVFLDVDGTLLNDDQQLPDSAREALTAAVAGGHRLVLCTGRSKVEIYQFLWDIGFRDIVALNGAYAEVDGTPVLDVRMPQEELTEISEWLMDKGIDHYWLTGTNINTLGDILKVFIPPEAGGDSAADWSAYLTQIEPYVRVGVPESAPKTVFAIPSDAKATLEDVQEHFGDRYEVIPGSLRTHVSVIGELGAPGMNKSVGMMKIAEKLGVPIEETIAIGDSDNDIEMLSVAGTSVAMGDGVPAARAAADWVTAGVDEGGLALAFERLGLLES; encoded by the coding sequence GTGAGCCGACTTGTATTCCTTGACGTAGATGGCACGTTACTGAACGACGACCAACAACTTCCCGATTCCGCGCGAGAGGCGTTGACTGCCGCCGTCGCCGGCGGTCACCGTCTAGTTCTGTGCACGGGACGAAGCAAGGTCGAGATCTATCAGTTCCTCTGGGATATCGGATTCCGGGACATTGTTGCTTTGAACGGCGCATACGCAGAGGTCGACGGAACTCCTGTCCTGGATGTGCGGATGCCACAAGAAGAGCTGACGGAGATATCTGAGTGGCTGATGGACAAAGGCATCGACCACTACTGGCTCACCGGGACAAATATCAACACACTAGGTGACATCCTCAAGGTCTTCATTCCACCAGAGGCCGGGGGAGACTCGGCTGCTGACTGGAGCGCATACCTGACCCAGATCGAGCCGTACGTTCGTGTAGGAGTCCCAGAAAGCGCTCCTAAGACAGTTTTTGCGATTCCAAGCGATGCAAAGGCGACCTTGGAAGACGTCCAGGAACACTTTGGCGACCGATACGAGGTGATCCCGGGTTCACTACGCACACACGTCAGCGTGATCGGAGAACTCGGGGCGCCGGGAATGAACAAGTCGGTCGGAATGATGAAGATCGCGGAGAAGCTTGGCGTTCCAATCGAGGAAACGATCGCAATTGGAGATTCGGACAACGACATCGAGATGCTTAGTGTCGCAGGAACCTCGGTGGCGATGGGCGACGGCGTTCCCGCAGCCCGAGCGGCCGCAGACTGGGTTACTGCCGGGGTGGACGAGGGTGGACTGGCTCTAGCTTTCGAGCGCCTAGGGCTGCTTGAATCGTAA
- the nhaA gene encoding Na+/H+ antiporter NhaA codes for MSNHNHSGPNLFPRRGTFSEASRIAQLLRKETVGGFMLVAAAVIAMIWSNSPWSESYAAIRDFKIGYAPWHLELSIGQWTSDGLLAIFFFMVGLELKREFVIGDLRKLSTAVVPIAAAFGGVAVPALIYTAVVSGNPNLHHGWAIPTATDIAFAVAVLAIIGSKLPSALRIFLLTLAVVDDLIAITIIAVFYSDNINLGYLLASLGVIAVYGVIAQRYRGIFGLQPFAAWVVLFPIGVVAWAFMHASGIHATIAGVLLGLTIPVLHRSNAPEEFKKRPGLAEEFEHRFRPLSTGVAVPLFALFAAGVPLGGVNGFRESLTSTVSVAVMLALVLGKPLGIVLTTWVTTRLTRTGLDPSYHWIDMVGVGMLAGIGFTVSLLVAELSFDHGSVEGDHAKIAILVASVIAATMASLVLIPRNRHYRLIYEGEQVDADQDGIPDIYQSNEE; via the coding sequence ATGAGCAACCACAACCATTCCGGACCAAACCTATTCCCTCGCAGAGGAACATTTTCTGAGGCGAGTCGGATCGCGCAACTTTTACGCAAAGAGACTGTCGGCGGCTTCATGTTGGTAGCGGCGGCAGTCATCGCAATGATTTGGTCGAACTCCCCCTGGTCTGAGAGCTACGCGGCCATCCGCGACTTCAAGATTGGCTATGCTCCTTGGCACCTGGAGTTAAGCATTGGTCAATGGACCTCTGATGGGCTGCTAGCAATTTTCTTCTTCATGGTCGGTCTGGAACTGAAGCGTGAGTTTGTTATCGGAGACCTAAGGAAGCTCAGCACAGCTGTAGTACCCATTGCGGCAGCCTTTGGCGGAGTCGCTGTTCCAGCTCTTATTTACACTGCCGTGGTTTCTGGAAACCCGAATCTACACCACGGATGGGCAATCCCAACGGCGACAGACATCGCTTTCGCGGTGGCGGTGCTGGCAATCATCGGCTCGAAGCTTCCTTCCGCATTGCGAATATTCCTTCTCACGCTTGCCGTCGTTGATGATCTGATCGCCATCACGATCATCGCCGTCTTCTACTCTGACAACATCAACCTTGGTTACCTTCTAGCATCGCTTGGAGTCATTGCAGTTTATGGGGTAATCGCGCAGCGTTACAGGGGCATTTTCGGCCTGCAACCGTTTGCCGCGTGGGTCGTGCTGTTCCCGATTGGTGTGGTCGCGTGGGCATTTATGCACGCATCGGGAATCCATGCCACGATCGCGGGAGTTCTGCTCGGACTGACCATTCCTGTCCTTCACCGCAGCAACGCACCAGAGGAGTTCAAGAAGCGCCCCGGACTCGCCGAAGAGTTCGAGCACCGTTTTCGACCTCTTTCGACCGGAGTGGCAGTGCCACTGTTTGCCCTGTTTGCTGCGGGAGTGCCGCTCGGCGGAGTAAACGGGTTTCGAGAGTCGCTAACAAGCACGGTATCCGTAGCGGTTATGTTGGCCCTGGTACTTGGCAAGCCCCTTGGAATTGTCCTCACGACCTGGGTGACCACTCGGCTCACCCGAACGGGACTCGACCCCTCTTACCACTGGATCGACATGGTTGGGGTAGGAATGCTGGCCGGAATCGGCTTCACCGTCTCGTTGCTGGTGGCCGAGCTTAGCTTTGATCACGGAAGTGTTGAGGGTGACCACGCGAAAATAGCGATCCTTGTCGCATCGGTGATTGCGGCGACGATGGCATCCCTCGTCCTAATTCCTCGTAATCGTCATTACCGACTGATTTACGAGGGGGAACAAGTCGACGCCGACCAGGACGGCATTCCCGATATCTACCAGAGTAACGAAGAATAA
- a CDS encoding EamA family transporter, producing the protein MWILFALGAAFFAGLTAILAKAGVEQTPSNLATALRTIVVLLSALLMVTIVGSWQAIGDLSGQTWFFLVLSGLATGASWLCFFRAIQLGPVSTVSAIDKSSIVITVLLAVFLLGETNSLVARLVGIALISVGTYLMVEWRPDPTKKGAGSWVFYALGSAVFAALTAILGKVGIVGVESNLGTAVRSFVVLIMAWIVVAISGEASRLSAIPRREIGFIALSGLATGVSWLFYWRAMQDGPASVVAPIDKLSILVTVVLAWLIFGERQSRKALVGLVLIVIGTLTMLFPLAG; encoded by the coding sequence GTGTGGATTCTGTTTGCTCTCGGCGCCGCGTTCTTTGCCGGGCTCACCGCGATTCTTGCCAAGGCGGGCGTTGAGCAGACTCCGTCGAATTTAGCCACTGCGCTGCGAACCATTGTCGTTCTTCTGAGCGCTCTACTGATGGTAACGATTGTCGGATCTTGGCAGGCTATCGGTGATCTGAGTGGCCAAACCTGGTTCTTTCTGGTCCTTTCAGGTTTGGCGACAGGTGCCTCGTGGCTCTGTTTCTTCCGCGCCATCCAGCTTGGACCGGTTTCAACGGTCTCGGCCATAGACAAGTCGAGCATCGTAATCACGGTGCTTCTGGCAGTCTTTTTACTTGGCGAAACGAACAGTCTTGTTGCCCGCCTTGTTGGTATTGCTCTGATCTCCGTTGGTACCTACCTGATGGTTGAATGGCGCCCCGATCCAACCAAGAAGGGCGCCGGTTCTTGGGTCTTCTATGCCCTGGGTTCGGCAGTTTTCGCGGCGCTGACTGCAATCCTCGGAAAGGTCGGTATTGTAGGCGTCGAATCAAATCTAGGAACCGCGGTGCGCTCGTTTGTGGTGCTAATAATGGCTTGGATCGTGGTGGCCATAAGTGGCGAGGCTTCTAGACTTAGCGCTATTCCCAGACGCGAAATCGGGTTCATTGCGCTCTCAGGTTTGGCAACTGGAGTCTCATGGCTTTTCTACTGGCGCGCGATGCAGGATGGTCCAGCTAGCGTCGTTGCTCCAATCGACAAGCTGAGTATTCTTGTCACGGTTGTTTTGGCGTGGCTGATATTCGGGGAAAGGCAGTCTAGAAAAGCGCTGGTCGGCCTTGTACTGATAGTAATCGGCACCCTGACGATGCTATTTCCGCTCGCCGGGTGA
- a CDS encoding class I SAM-dependent methyltransferase: protein MNQFDKAASAWDRQRRLERAKVFASAIREALPPTIDGVRGLEYGCGTGALGLELQDQFRSLLLVDSSAGMIEQVETKLEELNGPKVSALQWDLAERPLPDTEVDVVFSTLAFHHIHDLQTVLENIWGLLPVGGRLLAIDMDQDGGFWHQNFEGFNGHHGFDRDELSKWCREARFRVHSVETVYSQTKTVDDETRQIPLFLLKAEAI, encoded by the coding sequence ATGAATCAGTTCGACAAAGCAGCTTCTGCATGGGATCGGCAGCGCAGGCTTGAGCGAGCAAAGGTCTTTGCATCAGCTATCCGTGAGGCTCTGCCGCCAACCATCGATGGGGTGCGAGGACTTGAATACGGGTGCGGCACGGGTGCTTTGGGACTTGAGCTACAAGACCAGTTCCGGAGCTTGTTGTTGGTTGACTCATCTGCGGGAATGATCGAGCAGGTCGAGACAAAACTAGAAGAACTGAACGGCCCAAAAGTAAGCGCCCTGCAATGGGACCTCGCTGAGCGGCCTCTGCCTGACACCGAGGTGGACGTAGTTTTCAGTACCCTCGCTTTCCACCACATTCATGATTTGCAGACGGTCCTAGAGAACATTTGGGGTCTGCTCCCAGTCGGTGGACGATTGCTGGCGATTGACATGGATCAGGATGGAGGGTTTTGGCACCAGAACTTTGAGGGGTTTAACGGCCATCATGGATTCGATCGCGATGAACTCTCAAAATGGTGTCGTGAAGCAAGGTTCCGGGTCCACTCAGTTGAGACGGTCTATAGCCAGACAAAGACGGTTGATGATGAGACCAGGCAGATTCCGCTGTTCTTGCTGAAAGCAGAGGCAATCTAG